TGTTACAATCTAAGAATTTACACGGTTTTTCCATATTAATAAATATGATATCCTCGTCACTAAACTCTTTTTCATAACAACAAAGTCCACATCCACAACATAGACTCTCCCACCATTTATCTATTTTCTTTAGCACTAAACCTACTCTAAAACCTTAACAGGAACAAAATACCCAGACTCACTACGTCCACTTTTACGAATAAAGTCTATCTCAACTTCAACTGTAGTAAACTGTTCGCCATTATCTATATTTTTAAGGGAGTCAAAGCTTAAAACATAAAACCCAGACTTTTTTTCCCTCTCTTTAGTTATTATTCCTTTTGTCCCAGGACCATCAAATAGATATCTTGTTGATCCACCACTTTGCTTAACTATATAATCTAGCTCAGGATTATTTCTATCCTCCAGATATATAATACTCAATGATATTCTATTATTAATTAGAAGATCATTTATTTCATTAAGAGAGTACTGTACAAAGTCACTCTCCTTTTGTACTCCAGTAGTAACTAATACAATCTCTCTTTTCTCTCTAGATGGTATTAGGGTTGAAGCTGCTAACTTTATAGAGAGATCTATTCCATCCCTATCAATAAAGGAGTTATTATCAATTTCTAAAATATCATTACCAAAATTTAGCTTCCTACTTGATACAACTTCTGGATACTCTCCAGCTGTTATTAAGGATACTCTATCTCCAGCTATTAGTTCACTATCAAAAGCCTTAGAAATGTCATATAAATTATTATAATATGGCGCTACTGTTGAGTCTAGATCAATAAGTAGACTCATATTAACTAAGTTGTTATCACTACCTTTAAAAACAACATCCCTTGTTCCTACGACTCTGTTATTCTCTGAGATTAAAAAATTACTGTTATCTAGTCCAATTATTGGCTCTCCAAGTCTATTATAAACTTGAAGTTCTACATCAATCTTAGGAAAATTAATACTTGAAACTCTATCAATTACAACATAGAGCCCACCATATAGGGATGAGATATCAGTTAATGAATAAAACTCTCCTAAGTTAAAATCTGTAGTTAAAGTGTTCCCGTTAACATCAACAACACCCTTTGTTATCCTACTTGCCTTACCTTGTAGATCCGTAACATCGGATAAAACTCTACTATTTAAATTAAATTCCTTTAGTTTTACACCATCAGCAATTAATAGGGTCACTTCATCCTTAAAGCTAAGACCTTCAGGACTATCTAAACCAGAGGAGACAACAGTTTTTATATAGTTACCACTCTCATCAAATAATAAAACTGTTTTATTTACTGAGTCAGCTATATAAACTTCATCCCCGGCAGCTAAAACACCAGTAGGTCTTTTTAAATTTTCATTAATAATAGAGAGTATAAGATTACCATCCATATCAAATTTACAAACCCTTCTATTTCCCCAATCAGAGACATAGAAGTAACCACTACTATTTTTAGAAAGAAATCCAGGCCCAGAGAGTGGAGAGTCATTAGGGTTAATACTCTTAATTTTTATACCTAAATCATTAATAAATGAAATTCTATCACCCATAAACTCTGAAACAATATACCCTCCATTATCTGACTCAATAATATCAAAGGGTTTATCAAAGGGTTCAAAACCTCCATTATATGTCTCTATTACTGCTCCATTACTGTTTAGTTTTGTTAATAAACCATCCATAAATGAGACTATTATACTATCTCCATTATTTAGGGATAAAACAGAAGATGCCCTATTTATATCTTTTGAATAGAGAGTTACCCACTCTTCAACTGAGTACATTCTGTTAATAACACCCCGTCTAGCGGAGATTATTTCTACAGCCTTATCAAGCCATATAGGGGCTTCATCCTTCTCCTGAAGTAGGGACCACTCACCAAGGGCTGCTTCCACATCTCCCTTCATAAAATATGCCTGTCCCAACCAGAGGTGAGTCCTTAAATCTAATGAGTCATAGGATAGAGACCTTTCAAAGGAGAATACAGATTTTTCATATAAACCCTGATTATAAAATTTAACACCCCACTTAAATTCATCTAGTGCATTTATTCTGTTAAGCTCCACATCCTGGGAGAATATTAATGTAGATAAAGATAAAAGAAGAAGTATTAAAAATCTCTTGCTCATAATTTAGGACCAACCTTTTCTAATTCTTTTATATGTTTAGTTATTACATCGTTTTTAGGAGATAACATTAGTGCACGATTAAAAAAGGATTGGGATGCACTAAACTTGTTATTTTTTAAACAGACCCAACCTAGAGAGTCTAAATAAGCAGGATTATCAACATTTATAGATAAAGCCCTTCTGCACAGGGTTTCAGCCTCTTTTAAGTCATCTTTATAATCTGCTAAGATATAACCAAGGGAGTTTAACGCATTTGCATTTTCCGGATCTATTGAGATTGCCAGCCTATAATATTTAACACTCTTGGCCATCATTTTCTTTTTGTAATATATAAAGCCAAGTAGAGAGTATAGTTTTGCAGACTCATAACCTGAGTCTAGAAGTTTATCTAGATGTAACTGGGCTTCTTTATAATCCTCTAACTGAATTGAAGCAAAGGCTAATAACATTCTACCTTGAAAAACTCGTAGTAGGTTGTCATCAAGCTCTATATAGTGTTCTAAACTCTCTTTTCCACCTTCATAATCACCTATTTTAATATAACAAAGACCTAAATAGTAGTAAACTATAAAGTCTTCATCCGAGTAATCACTTAATAAAAGTGTCGATATTACTTCTGAGTACAAACCCTTATTATATTCATTAATTGCTTTTTTCAACTGATTTTCTAACATGTATTAATATTATATCAACGCTTTAAATATATGTATAGCCTGAATAAATTTAACTATTAATTTCTGGATAATTTTTTGACATTCCATTACAGAGTTTAATACTCATTA
Above is a genomic segment from Thiospirochaeta perfilievii containing:
- a CDS encoding tetratricopeptide repeat protein, producing the protein MLENQLKKAINEYNKGLYSEVISTLLLSDYSDEDFIVYYYLGLCYIKIGDYEGGKESLEHYIELDDNLLRVFQGRMLLAFASIQLEDYKEAQLHLDKLLDSGYESAKLYSLLGFIYYKKKMMAKSVKYYRLAISIDPENANALNSLGYILADYKDDLKEAETLCRRALSINVDNPAYLDSLGWVCLKNNKFSASQSFFNRALMLSPKNDVITKHIKELEKVGPKL